One Tursiops truncatus isolate mTurTru1 chromosome 3, mTurTru1.mat.Y, whole genome shotgun sequence DNA segment encodes these proteins:
- the HAVCR1 gene encoding hepatitis A virus cellular receptor 1 isoform X2 has translation MHPWVAILGLILLLTDGVTSYPRVTGVEGQSVRLPCTYGGEVTSMCWGRGACPLTRCGSDIIWTNGYSVTFQKDKRYKLNGNIGERDVSLTIENAAQADSGLYCCRVEKKGWFNDIKITLDLSIKPAPPTTTVMTTITPPMTTTTTTPPTTTTTTPPPTTTTTTPPPMTTTTAPPQTTTTNTTPTTTITITTLPTTTTTTPPPTTSTTTPPPMTTTTALPTMMVTTAPTTTRASTSALPVPAPTENLQPVASLSSPTQRVETQPTTQQETNITGSPSHSCSTDGYGTVTQSPDALWHNNQTLVTLAQDPWMSTNKGVYIGVCVTALVSLLTFLVFMISKRYFCLSSKVELLRVIPLRDSHIGALKNAALKPVRAEDNIYIIDDLH, from the exons ATGGTGTAACGTCTTACCCACGAGTGACTGGAGTGGAGGGTCAGTCTGTCAGGCTACCCTGCACCTATGGTGGAGAAGTCACGAGCATGTGCTGGGGCCGAGGGGCATGTCCTTTAACTCGCTGTGGAAGTGACATTATCTGGACTAATGGATACAGTGTCACCTTTCAGAAGGACAAACGTTATAAGCTAAACGGAAACATTGGTGAAAGGGATGTGTCTTTGACCATAGAGAATGCAGCCCAGGCTGACAGTGGCTTGTATTGTTGCCGTGTTGAGAAGAAAGGGTGGTTCAATGATATAAAAATCACCCTAGACTTGAGTATAAAGCCAG CTCCACCTACCACAACAGTAATGACCACTATTACTCCACCAATGACCACCACTACTACTACTCCACCAACTACCACGACTACTACTCCACCACCAACTACCACCACTACTACTCCACCACCAATGACGACCACTACTGCTCCACCACAAACTACCACCACTAATACTACTCCAACAACAACGATCACCATTACTACTCTACcaactaccactactactactccACCACCAACTACCAGTACTACTACTCCACCACCAATGACGACCACTACTGCTCTACCAACAATGATGGTCACCACTGCTCCAACAACAACGAGGGCCTCTACCTCTGCTCTTCCAGTGCCAGCACCCACAGAGAACCTCCAGCCAG TAGCTTCTTTATCTTCTCCTACGCAGAGAGTGGAAACCCAGCCTACCACACAGCAAGAAACAAATATAACCGGCTCCCCATCGCACTCTTGCTCAACAG ATGGGTATGGCACTGTGACCCAGTCTCCAGATGCCCTTTGGCATAACAATCAAACT CTTGTGACGCTGGCACAAGATCCATGGATGAGCACCAATAAGGGAGTCTACATTGGAGTCTGTGTTACTGCCTTGGTATCATTGCtcacatttttggttttcatgaTTAGCAAAA GATATTTTTGCCTGAGTAGCAAGGTGGAGCTACTACG TGTGATTCCGTTGAGGGACTCTCACATTGGAGCTTTGAAAAATGCAGCTCTGAAGCCTGTCCGAGCAGAAGACAATATCTACATTATTGATGACCTTCATTAA
- the HAVCR1 gene encoding hepatitis A virus cellular receptor 1 isoform X1 — translation MEFQADTIMHPWVAILGLILLLTDGVTSYPRVTGVEGQSVRLPCTYGGEVTSMCWGRGACPLTRCGSDIIWTNGYSVTFQKDKRYKLNGNIGERDVSLTIENAAQADSGLYCCRVEKKGWFNDIKITLDLSIKPAPPTTTVMTTITPPMTTTTTTPPTTTTTTPPPTTTTTTPPPMTTTTAPPQTTTTNTTPTTTITITTLPTTTTTTPPPTTSTTTPPPMTTTTALPTMMVTTAPTTTRASTSALPVPAPTENLQPVASLSSPTQRVETQPTTQQETNITGSPSHSCSTDGYGTVTQSPDALWHNNQTLVTLAQDPWMSTNKGVYIGVCVTALVSLLTFLVFMISKRYFCLSSKVELLRVIPLRDSHIGALKNAALKPVRAEDNIYIIDDLH, via the exons ATGGTGTAACGTCTTACCCACGAGTGACTGGAGTGGAGGGTCAGTCTGTCAGGCTACCCTGCACCTATGGTGGAGAAGTCACGAGCATGTGCTGGGGCCGAGGGGCATGTCCTTTAACTCGCTGTGGAAGTGACATTATCTGGACTAATGGATACAGTGTCACCTTTCAGAAGGACAAACGTTATAAGCTAAACGGAAACATTGGTGAAAGGGATGTGTCTTTGACCATAGAGAATGCAGCCCAGGCTGACAGTGGCTTGTATTGTTGCCGTGTTGAGAAGAAAGGGTGGTTCAATGATATAAAAATCACCCTAGACTTGAGTATAAAGCCAG CTCCACCTACCACAACAGTAATGACCACTATTACTCCACCAATGACCACCACTACTACTACTCCACCAACTACCACGACTACTACTCCACCACCAACTACCACCACTACTACTCCACCACCAATGACGACCACTACTGCTCCACCACAAACTACCACCACTAATACTACTCCAACAACAACGATCACCATTACTACTCTACcaactaccactactactactccACCACCAACTACCAGTACTACTACTCCACCACCAATGACGACCACTACTGCTCTACCAACAATGATGGTCACCACTGCTCCAACAACAACGAGGGCCTCTACCTCTGCTCTTCCAGTGCCAGCACCCACAGAGAACCTCCAGCCAG TAGCTTCTTTATCTTCTCCTACGCAGAGAGTGGAAACCCAGCCTACCACACAGCAAGAAACAAATATAACCGGCTCCCCATCGCACTCTTGCTCAACAG ATGGGTATGGCACTGTGACCCAGTCTCCAGATGCCCTTTGGCATAACAATCAAACT CTTGTGACGCTGGCACAAGATCCATGGATGAGCACCAATAAGGGAGTCTACATTGGAGTCTGTGTTACTGCCTTGGTATCATTGCtcacatttttggttttcatgaTTAGCAAAA GATATTTTTGCCTGAGTAGCAAGGTGGAGCTACTACG TGTGATTCCGTTGAGGGACTCTCACATTGGAGCTTTGAAAAATGCAGCTCTGAAGCCTGTCCGAGCAGAAGACAATATCTACATTATTGATGACCTTCATTAA